The genomic window TCATCCGCGCGCTGGGACGAGCGGCCGGGCCCGACGCCATCTTCTGCGCGGGCGTCGGCCAGCATCAGATGTGGGCCGCGCAGTTCATCGACTACGAGAAGCCGCGGACCTGGCTCAACTCCGGTGGCATGGGCACGATGGGCTATGCCGTCCCGGCCGCGCTCGGCGCCAAACTCGGTGCGCCCGAGGCCGAAGTCTGGGCCATCGATGGCGACGGCTGCTTCCAGATGACCAACCAGGAGCTGGCCACGGCGGCCGTCGAGGGGGTGCCGATCAAAGTGGCGGTGATCAACAACGGTCACCTCGGCATGATCCGGCAGTGGCAGCACCTGTTCTACGACGAGCGGTATTCGCAGAGCGAGCTGGCCACCCATTCCCGGCGCATCCCCGATTTCGTCCAGCTCGCCGAAGCCCTCGGCTGCGTCGGGTTGCGCTGCGAGCGGGAAGCCGACGTCGCCGGCGTGATCGCGGCGGCCCGCGCCGTGCGCGACCGGCCCGTGGTCATCGATTTCGTCGTCGGCTCGGACGCCCAGGTGTGGCCGATGGTCGAAGCCGGAGCGGGCAACGACCTGATCATGGCGGCGCGAAACCTGCGTCCGCTCTTCGACGACTCGGATCGCCCGTGAGGACGAATCGGCACGAACCCCGCGGCGTTGGCGTGCGCGGGGTCTTCCGGTGGCTCCTCGTTGCGAAAGAACTCGCGCTCAAGGGGTTTCGAAACCAGCGGCGGTGAACACCTGCTCGGCCCGATCCGACCGGACGAAGTCGACGAAGGCGGCGGCCGCGTTCGGGTTGGGCGCCGCGGCCAGCGGTGCGATCGGATAGGTGTTGACGGCCTGGGCCGATTCGGGGAAGTCGATGCCCTCGACCTTGTCCCCGGCGGCCTGAACGTCGGTGCGGTACACCAGGGCGGCGTCGACCTCGTCGAGCGTCACCTTGGTGAGCACGGCCTTGACGTCCTGCTCGCGGGTATCGGGTTGCGGTGTGACGCCGGCGATCTCGAAAACCTTCTTGGCCGCGGCGCCGCAAGGCACCTGCTCCGCGCACAGCGCGATGCGCGGCTCGGTCTTGCCGAAGTCGGCGAGTCCGGTGATCTTGCCCGGATTGCCCTTGGGCACCGCTATTTTCAATCGGTTGCTCACGAAGGTCGTCGGTTGGGCGGTGATTTCGCCACGGTCGACGACCTGCTGCATATTGGCGGGCGACGCGGAAGCGAAGACATCCGCGGGCGCGCCTTGCCCGATCTGCTGGGCGAGCGACGAGCTGGCGCCGAAGCTGTACACCACCTTCACCCCGGGGTGCGCGGCTTCGAACTCTTTACCGAGCGCGGTGAAGGTCTCGGTGAGCGAGGCCGCCGCGAACACCGTGACGGTGCCGGAGATCTGGTCCGATCCCGCCGGGGTCTTCGCATCGTCGGAGCCGCAGCCGATCAGCCCCGCGGTGACGGTGAGTACGGCCGCGGCCGTGCCGAGCGCTCGGAATGTCTTCATCCTCAACAACTTTCTGCGATTCAAGGGTTCCTTGCTCACCGCGAGGACGTCCATGGCGGCGATACCGGCGGTTGGTAGCGCCCCACGAATCGCCCTTCCCCGCAGCAACCCGTCGGACACTATCCTCGCATACGGAGGTTTTGCGTCTCTTCCTCCGCACTTACCGATTAATCAATGGCACTAGTCCGCACCTGAGGACCGCCGCCAGGGCTCGTTCTCACCGGTTACTGGCGACCGAGTACCTAGTGAGGCGCTGCCTTATCGATGCCGAGCCGAATGTCACGCCGGCCTCGCATGCGCAATACCGGGAGGTGGCGAACGTTCGGCGTATCGAACGACCTCGAGGACCGAGGGCCGACGGATCCCGCCGACCCCATCGGCGCACGCGCGGTGTTACGAGAAGCGGCTCAGAGAGCCTTGAAGGTACCGAGCCCCGAGGACACATTGAGGGCGACGCCACCGGCGGTCGCCAATGCGACGATCGAGCCCGCTCCCGTGAACACCCGCACCGGCGCCGGGGCGCAGTCGCAGGGCCGCTGAGCCGTTTCCCGATCCGGGACGTCCACCACGCCGACCGCACCGGTCGTCAGATTCGACCAGTGAATCCGGGCGTGAGAGTCGAAAACCGTACCACCGCTGAACGGTCCCGGGTTGGCGACGCCGAAAGTGGTGACCCCAGGTTCCTCGCCGACGGTCGCAGTCAAGTAGACGCTGAATATCGTTGGCACAGCCCATGTTTGGGACAACTTGATCAGCGGGAGACGGAATGTGGTCGTCTCCGCGGCGTGCGCGACGGTATGCTGCCCGAACACCAACGCACCGACCGCCGCACCGACGACACCCACTTTGGCGCTCACGCCAGTGGCCCGCCGAACCACATCGTTCGTCACTAACCCTCCTCACAGTCGATTCCGGTTGGCAACCACTCCGGCAATGCCACTGCGATCGAGGACACGACCAACGGATCGGGCATTGCCGTATCCACGGCCCCGCTCGCGCATTCGACGGGGTCCGCGAACGAACATCCCGCCAAGTAAACAACCCGAGCGGCGATATTCACCGCATCGACCCGCCCCGACTTACGGCGGGCCGACCCAGCGGCGATCCACCTGATCCGGGCTCTCTCGATGCCCGGCTGCCGCGAAACACCGCGCCCTTCGTCGTGCCACCGGTGCCGGTACTCCTGCGCCGAACCAACTGGCCTCCGCGCCCCAGCCGACCGAAGCCGGGACGATACCGACGCTCAGTGCGGCAGGCCGAGTCCGTCGGCGAGCACCGGCCACGACTTCTTCAATGCGTCTTGCCAATATCCCCAGGAGTGGGTACCGGTCGGCTGGAAGTCGTAGGTGGCGGGGATGCCGAGTGCGTCGAGTTTGTCGCGCAAGTTGCGGGTGCACCAGTTGACCGCGGCCTCGATGACGCCGCCGAGCACGAGCTGGTTGAAGAATCCACGGGGGCCGGGCTGCATGTGACTGCCGTTATAGGTGTCATACATTCCAGGAACTCCGGTTCCGGTAGAGAGGAACAGGCGAAGGCCACGGAGTTGTTCGGCGTGCAGGTAGGGGTCGTTGGCGGCCCACATCGGGTCGTCGGGCGGGCCGTACATGTTGTCGGTGTCGCCGCCGCCCCAGGTCTCGACCGCCAGCTCGATGAACTGCCTGCCGATCGGGTCGCTGGTCTGCGCGCATCCGCTGTAGGCGGCGACCGCGCTGTAGAGGCCCGGCTTCGCGATCGGCAGCTGCAACACCGAGGTCCCCGAAGTAGAAAGCCCCGCAATGGCATTCACGCCGGTCGTGCCGAGCTCCGCATCGATCAACGGCGGCAGCTCCTCGGTGAGGAACGTCTTCCACTTGTACACACCGAGTCTCGGATCCGGCGCCCGCCAATCGGCGTAGTAACTCCACCGACCACCCACCGGCTGAACGACATTCACCTCCTTCCCGGCCAGGAAGCTCAACAC from Nocardia bhagyanarayanae includes these protein-coding regions:
- the modA gene encoding molybdate ABC transporter substrate-binding protein — its product is MKTFRALGTAAAVLTVTAGLIGCGSDDAKTPAGSDQISGTVTVFAAASLTETFTALGKEFEAAHPGVKVVYSFGASSSLAQQIGQGAPADVFASASPANMQQVVDRGEITAQPTTFVSNRLKIAVPKGNPGKITGLADFGKTEPRIALCAEQVPCGAAAKKVFEIAGVTPQPDTREQDVKAVLTKVTLDEVDAALVYRTDVQAAGDKVEGIDFPESAQAVNTYPIAPLAAAPNPNAAAAFVDFVRSDRAEQVFTAAGFETP
- a CDS encoding alpha/beta hydrolase is translated as MASVSAVLIVAAGVVAASPSVVAEPGRPAITGQWVEDERTVQLRVYSAAMDQDIMVKVLRPADRSVPRPTLYLLNGGGGGQDSATWQKNTDVLSFLAGKEVNVVQPVGGRWSYYADWRAPDPRLGVYKWKTFLTEELPPLIDAELGTTGVNAIAGLSTSGTSVLQLPIAKPGLYSAVAAYSGCAQTSDPIGRQFIELAVETWGGGDTDNMYGPPDDPMWAANDPYLHAEQLRGLRLFLSTGTGVPGMYDTYNGSHMQPGPRGFFNQLVLGGVIEAAVNWCTRNLRDKLDALGIPATYDFQPTGTHSWGYWQDALKKSWPVLADGLGLPH